In a single window of the Atlantibacter hermannii genome:
- the yniC gene encoding putative phosphatase: MPDSRPILAAIFDMDGLLIDSEPLWDKAELEVMATLGVDITRRHELPDTLGLRIDLVVDLWFAHQPWNGPSKSEVTDRIITRAISLIEEKRPALPGVQEAVALCKAQGLKVGLASASPLRMLESVLALLGLRDQFDAVSSAEHLPYSKPHPQVYLDAAAKLGIDPLCCVTLEDSVNGMIATKAARMRSIVVPAPENRDDPRWVLADARLASLTELTAAHLLG; the protein is encoded by the coding sequence ATGCCCGATTCGCGTCCGATCCTCGCCGCGATTTTTGATATGGATGGCCTGCTGATTGATTCAGAGCCGCTTTGGGATAAAGCAGAACTGGAGGTCATGGCAACGCTTGGCGTAGACATAACGCGCCGTCATGAGCTGCCCGATACGCTGGGCTTGCGCATTGACCTGGTCGTGGATCTCTGGTTTGCCCATCAACCCTGGAACGGCCCGTCAAAATCCGAGGTCACCGATCGCATCATCACCCGCGCCATTTCCCTGATAGAAGAAAAACGCCCTGCGCTGCCCGGCGTACAGGAGGCAGTGGCGTTATGTAAAGCGCAGGGTCTGAAGGTAGGGCTCGCTTCCGCCTCCCCGCTGCGCATGCTGGAAAGCGTCCTGGCGCTCCTGGGGTTACGCGACCAGTTTGACGCCGTATCATCGGCTGAGCACCTCCCTTACAGTAAACCGCACCCGCAGGTTTATCTGGATGCCGCCGCCAAACTGGGGATTGACCCGTTGTGCTGTGTCACGCTGGAAGACTCCGTCAACGGAATGATCGCCACTAAGGCCGCGCGGATGCGCTCCATCGTGGTACCCGCCCCTGAAAACCGTGACGATCCGCGTTGGGTGCTGGCAGATGCCAGACTCGCCTCACTCACTGAACTCACTGCCGCCCATCTGTTGGGGTAG